A part of Schistosoma mansoni strain Puerto Rico chromosome W, complete genome genomic DNA contains:
- a CDS encoding putative opsin-like receptor yields the protein MKQNLTFATLWPDDNDFASIVHSHWHKFIQPDPLYYYLVGIYIGIVGILAVMGNSLVITLFLLCKQLRTPPNMLIVNLAISDFSFALINGFPLKTIAAFNHRWGWGKLACELYGFAGSIFGFISLTTMAFIALDRYLVIVQPFETFSRITYGKVIVMIFITWIWSALWSIPPFFGYSNFLILIFVIRDKKADIEAAKTSIILVLLYLMSWSPYAIVCLMTLIGSRDSLTPFHSELPVLFAKTSAVYNPIVYAVKHPKFRMEIEKRFPFLICCCPPKPKERLQNTIVSKIQVSQIGIGTVSGGNENTLNTVKRED from the exons ATGAAACAAAACCTAACATTTGCTACTCTTTGGCCAGATGATAATGATTTTGCGTCAATCGTTCATTCACATTGGCATAAATTTATTCAACCTGATCCATTGTATTATTATCTAGTAGGAATTTATATTGGTATTGTTGGCATATTAGCAGTAATGGGAAATTCTTTGGTAATTACATTATTTCTTTT ATGTAAACAATTACGAACACCACCAAATATGCTTATAGTTAATTTAGCTATCTCTGATTTTTCTTTTGCACTTATCAATGGTTTCCCATTAAAAACAATCGCTGCATTTAATCACCGTTGGGGATGGGGTAAATTGG CTTGTGAGCTGTATGGATTTGCTGGTTCAATATTTGGATTTATTTCATTAACAACAATGGCCTTCATTGCTTTGGACAGATATTTAGTAATTGTACAACCTTTTGAAACATTTTCTCGTATCACTTACGGGAAAGTTATAGTTATGATTTTTATCACATGGATCTGGTCAGCATTGTGGTCAATTCCACCATTTTTCGGTTA TAGTAATTTTTTGATCTTAATATTTGTTATTc GTGATAAGAAGGCAGATATTGAAGCAGCTAAAACGTCTATTATTCTTGTTCTTCTCTATTTAATGTCATGGTCTCCATATGCCATTGTTTGTTTAATGACACTGATTGGAAGTAGAGATTCGTTAACTCCATTCCACTCTGAACTCCCTGTGCTATTTGCAAAAACATCTGCTGTATACAATCCTATTGTATATGCAGTCAAACATCCTAAATTTCGTATGGAAATCGAAAAACGTTTTCCATTTCTTATTTGTTGTTGCCCACCTAAACCAAAG gAGCGATTGCAAAATACAATAGTATCAAAAATTCAAGTTTCACAGATTGGAATTGGTACCGTCAGCGGGGGTAATGAAAATACGTTGAACACAGTAAAACGAGAAGATTAA